The Pangasianodon hypophthalmus isolate fPanHyp1 chromosome 5, fPanHyp1.pri, whole genome shotgun sequence genome includes a window with the following:
- the LOC113523936 gene encoding uncharacterized protein LOC113523936 isoform X2 has protein sequence MPPKKTGTAGAKKASKMKTKANPVRAKTATKKKTKTSTAKAASKMKTKTNPVKVNKGPKHGKKVTVKGNKPAPPKKKTTPNTGMKSTNQKPKAGKKTVNKKPKADPVKGGVGPKKRKNPNPAQGQNPAKKIKKAPEYSVQSLFVKALPNVQRSVPPAILPVCNIPVPAPVQPSVHVDVNVPVGNITVQTSGRSDSCQPSGVPMNRRNNDEVVNQRVTTNAAVCAQSNKIDNSQTGNENIEETTIENLLFLRKNRVQLIDRIKNVTEILDHLELSDEKAAKVRAERTDQEKMRKLLEFTTSTYDAKRLVIALWRCARYVMEDLTNTNYP, from the exons ATGCCACCAAAAAAGACTGGTACAG CTGGAgcaaaaaaggcttcaaaaatGAAAACGAAGGCTAATCCAG TCAGAGCGAAAACagctacaaaaaagaaaacgaaGACTAGTACAG CTAAAGCGGCTTCGAAAATGAAAACGAAGACGAATCCAG TAAAAGTGAATAAGGGACCAAAGCATGGAAAAAAAGTTACAG TTAAAGGAAACAAACCTGCACCtcccaaaaagaaaacaactccAAACACAG GAATGAAGTCAACAAACCAGAAACCAAAAGCAG GAAAGAAGACAGTAAACAAGAAACCAAAAGCTGATCCAG TGAAAGGAGGAGTGGGACcgaagaagagaaaaaatccTAATCCag CACAAGGCCAGAATCCAgcaaaaaagattaaaaaggcTCCAGAAT ATTCTGTGCAAAGCCTGTTCGTGAAAGCTCTTCCTAATGTCCAAAGATCAGTTCCTCCAGCCATTCTTCCTGTTT GTAACATTCCTGTTCCAGCTCCAGTTCAACCCAGTGTGcatgttgatgttaatgttcCTGTGG GTAACATCACAGTTCAAACATCTGGAAGGAGCGATTCCTGCCAGCCCTCAGGTGTCCCAATGAATCGACGTAATAACGATGAAGTGGTCAACCAACGCGTGACCACCAATGCTGCAGTGTGTG CACAGAGCAATAAGATAGACAACTCTCAAACTGGAAATGAGAACATTGAAG AAACTACAATTGAAAACCTGCTTTTTCTGAGGAAAAACCGTGTTCAGTTAATCGacagaataaaaaatgtcactgaaatcCTTGATCACCTCGAATTATCAGATGAAAAAGCAGCGAAAGTGCGAGCAGAGAGGACAGATCAGGAGAAGATGAGGAAGCTTCTGGAGTTCACGACCAGCACATATGATGCAAAACGTCTAGTTATAGCCTTGTGGCGCTGCGCAAGATACGTCATGGAAGACCTGACCAACACCAACT ATCCATGA
- the LOC113523936 gene encoding uncharacterized protein LOC113523936 isoform X3, protein MPPKKTGTAGAKKASKMKTKANPVRAKTATKKKTKTSTAKAASKMKTKTNPVKVNKGPKHGKKVTEVKGNKPAPPKKKTTPNTGMKSTNQKPKAGKKTVNKKPKADPVKGGVGPKKRKNPNPAQGQNPAKKIKKAPEYSVQSLFVKALPNVQRSVPPAILPVCNIPVPAPVQPSVHVDVNVPVGNITVQTSGRSDSCQPSGVPMNRRNNDEVVNQRVTTNAAVCAQSNKIDNSQTGNENIEETTIENLLFLRKNRVQLIDRIKNVTEILDHLELSDEKAAKVRAERTDQEKMRKLLEFTTSTYDAKRLVIALWRCARYVMEDLTNTN, encoded by the exons ATGCCACCAAAAAAGACTGGTACAG CTGGAgcaaaaaaggcttcaaaaatGAAAACGAAGGCTAATCCAG TCAGAGCGAAAACagctacaaaaaagaaaacgaaGACTAGTACAG CTAAAGCGGCTTCGAAAATGAAAACGAAGACGAATCCAG TAAAAGTGAATAAGGGACCAAAGCATGGAAAAAAAGTTACAG AAGTTAAAGGAAACAAACCTGCACCtcccaaaaagaaaacaactccAAACACAG GAATGAAGTCAACAAACCAGAAACCAAAAGCAG GAAAGAAGACAGTAAACAAGAAACCAAAAGCTGATCCAG TGAAAGGAGGAGTGGGACcgaagaagagaaaaaatccTAATCCag CACAAGGCCAGAATCCAgcaaaaaagattaaaaaggcTCCAGAAT ATTCTGTGCAAAGCCTGTTCGTGAAAGCTCTTCCTAATGTCCAAAGATCAGTTCCTCCAGCCATTCTTCCTGTTT GTAACATTCCTGTTCCAGCTCCAGTTCAACCCAGTGTGcatgttgatgttaatgttcCTGTGG GTAACATCACAGTTCAAACATCTGGAAGGAGCGATTCCTGCCAGCCCTCAGGTGTCCCAATGAATCGACGTAATAACGATGAAGTGGTCAACCAACGCGTGACCACCAATGCTGCAGTGTGTG CACAGAGCAATAAGATAGACAACTCTCAAACTGGAAATGAGAACATTGAAG AAACTACAATTGAAAACCTGCTTTTTCTGAGGAAAAACCGTGTTCAGTTAATCGacagaataaaaaatgtcactgaaatcCTTGATCACCTCGAATTATCAGATGAAAAAGCAGCGAAAGTGCGAGCAGAGAGGACAGATCAGGAGAAGATGAGGAAGCTTCTGGAGTTCACGACCAGCACATATGATGCAAAACGTCTAGTTATAGCCTTGTGGCGCTGCGCAAGATACGTCATGGAAGACCTGACCAACACCAACT GA
- the LOC113523936 gene encoding uncharacterized protein LOC113523936 isoform X4: MPPKKTGTAGAKKASKMKTKANPVRAKTATKKKTKTSTAKAASKMKTKTNPVKVNKGPKHGKKVTEVKGNKPAPPKKKTTPNTGKKTVNKKPKADPVKGGVGPKKRKNPNPAQGQNPAKKIKKAPEYSVQSLFVKALPNVQRSVPPAILPVCNIPVPAPVQPSVHVDVNVPVGNITVQTSGRSDSCQPSGVPMNRRNNDEVVNQRVTTNAAVCAQSNKIDNSQTGNENIEETTIENLLFLRKNRVQLIDRIKNVTEILDHLELSDEKAAKVRAERTDQEKMRKLLEFTTSTYDAKRLVIALWRCARYVMEDLTNTNYP, translated from the exons ATGCCACCAAAAAAGACTGGTACAG CTGGAgcaaaaaaggcttcaaaaatGAAAACGAAGGCTAATCCAG TCAGAGCGAAAACagctacaaaaaagaaaacgaaGACTAGTACAG CTAAAGCGGCTTCGAAAATGAAAACGAAGACGAATCCAG TAAAAGTGAATAAGGGACCAAAGCATGGAAAAAAAGTTACAG AAGTTAAAGGAAACAAACCTGCACCtcccaaaaagaaaacaactccAAACACAG GAAAGAAGACAGTAAACAAGAAACCAAAAGCTGATCCAG TGAAAGGAGGAGTGGGACcgaagaagagaaaaaatccTAATCCag CACAAGGCCAGAATCCAgcaaaaaagattaaaaaggcTCCAGAAT ATTCTGTGCAAAGCCTGTTCGTGAAAGCTCTTCCTAATGTCCAAAGATCAGTTCCTCCAGCCATTCTTCCTGTTT GTAACATTCCTGTTCCAGCTCCAGTTCAACCCAGTGTGcatgttgatgttaatgttcCTGTGG GTAACATCACAGTTCAAACATCTGGAAGGAGCGATTCCTGCCAGCCCTCAGGTGTCCCAATGAATCGACGTAATAACGATGAAGTGGTCAACCAACGCGTGACCACCAATGCTGCAGTGTGTG CACAGAGCAATAAGATAGACAACTCTCAAACTGGAAATGAGAACATTGAAG AAACTACAATTGAAAACCTGCTTTTTCTGAGGAAAAACCGTGTTCAGTTAATCGacagaataaaaaatgtcactgaaatcCTTGATCACCTCGAATTATCAGATGAAAAAGCAGCGAAAGTGCGAGCAGAGAGGACAGATCAGGAGAAGATGAGGAAGCTTCTGGAGTTCACGACCAGCACATATGATGCAAAACGTCTAGTTATAGCCTTGTGGCGCTGCGCAAGATACGTCATGGAAGACCTGACCAACACCAACT ATCCATGA
- the LOC113523936 gene encoding uncharacterized protein LOC113523936 isoform X1: MPPKKTGTAGAKKASKMKTKANPVRAKTATKKKTKTSTAKAASKMKTKTNPVKVNKGPKHGKKVTEVKGNKPAPPKKKTTPNTGMKSTNQKPKAGKKTVNKKPKADPVKGGVGPKKRKNPNPAQGQNPAKKIKKAPEYSVQSLFVKALPNVQRSVPPAILPVCNIPVPAPVQPSVHVDVNVPVGNITVQTSGRSDSCQPSGVPMNRRNNDEVVNQRVTTNAAVCAQSNKIDNSQTGNENIEETTIENLLFLRKNRVQLIDRIKNVTEILDHLELSDEKAAKVRAERTDQEKMRKLLEFTTSTYDAKRLVIALWRCARYVMEDLTNTNYP; encoded by the exons ATGCCACCAAAAAAGACTGGTACAG CTGGAgcaaaaaaggcttcaaaaatGAAAACGAAGGCTAATCCAG TCAGAGCGAAAACagctacaaaaaagaaaacgaaGACTAGTACAG CTAAAGCGGCTTCGAAAATGAAAACGAAGACGAATCCAG TAAAAGTGAATAAGGGACCAAAGCATGGAAAAAAAGTTACAG AAGTTAAAGGAAACAAACCTGCACCtcccaaaaagaaaacaactccAAACACAG GAATGAAGTCAACAAACCAGAAACCAAAAGCAG GAAAGAAGACAGTAAACAAGAAACCAAAAGCTGATCCAG TGAAAGGAGGAGTGGGACcgaagaagagaaaaaatccTAATCCag CACAAGGCCAGAATCCAgcaaaaaagattaaaaaggcTCCAGAAT ATTCTGTGCAAAGCCTGTTCGTGAAAGCTCTTCCTAATGTCCAAAGATCAGTTCCTCCAGCCATTCTTCCTGTTT GTAACATTCCTGTTCCAGCTCCAGTTCAACCCAGTGTGcatgttgatgttaatgttcCTGTGG GTAACATCACAGTTCAAACATCTGGAAGGAGCGATTCCTGCCAGCCCTCAGGTGTCCCAATGAATCGACGTAATAACGATGAAGTGGTCAACCAACGCGTGACCACCAATGCTGCAGTGTGTG CACAGAGCAATAAGATAGACAACTCTCAAACTGGAAATGAGAACATTGAAG AAACTACAATTGAAAACCTGCTTTTTCTGAGGAAAAACCGTGTTCAGTTAATCGacagaataaaaaatgtcactgaaatcCTTGATCACCTCGAATTATCAGATGAAAAAGCAGCGAAAGTGCGAGCAGAGAGGACAGATCAGGAGAAGATGAGGAAGCTTCTGGAGTTCACGACCAGCACATATGATGCAAAACGTCTAGTTATAGCCTTGTGGCGCTGCGCAAGATACGTCATGGAAGACCTGACCAACACCAACT ATCCATGA
- the LOC113523936 gene encoding uncharacterized protein LOC113523936 isoform X5: MPPKKTGTAGAKKASKMKTKANPVRAKTATKKKTKTSTAKAASKMKTKTNPVKVNKGPKHGKKVTVKGNKPAPPKKKTTPNTGKKTVNKKPKADPVKGGVGPKKRKNPNPAQGQNPAKKIKKAPEYSVQSLFVKALPNVQRSVPPAILPVCNIPVPAPVQPSVHVDVNVPVGNITVQTSGRSDSCQPSGVPMNRRNNDEVVNQRVTTNAAVCAQSNKIDNSQTGNENIEETTIENLLFLRKNRVQLIDRIKNVTEILDHLELSDEKAAKVRAERTDQEKMRKLLEFTTSTYDAKRLVIALWRCARYVMEDLTNTNYP; encoded by the exons ATGCCACCAAAAAAGACTGGTACAG CTGGAgcaaaaaaggcttcaaaaatGAAAACGAAGGCTAATCCAG TCAGAGCGAAAACagctacaaaaaagaaaacgaaGACTAGTACAG CTAAAGCGGCTTCGAAAATGAAAACGAAGACGAATCCAG TAAAAGTGAATAAGGGACCAAAGCATGGAAAAAAAGTTACAG TTAAAGGAAACAAACCTGCACCtcccaaaaagaaaacaactccAAACACAG GAAAGAAGACAGTAAACAAGAAACCAAAAGCTGATCCAG TGAAAGGAGGAGTGGGACcgaagaagagaaaaaatccTAATCCag CACAAGGCCAGAATCCAgcaaaaaagattaaaaaggcTCCAGAAT ATTCTGTGCAAAGCCTGTTCGTGAAAGCTCTTCCTAATGTCCAAAGATCAGTTCCTCCAGCCATTCTTCCTGTTT GTAACATTCCTGTTCCAGCTCCAGTTCAACCCAGTGTGcatgttgatgttaatgttcCTGTGG GTAACATCACAGTTCAAACATCTGGAAGGAGCGATTCCTGCCAGCCCTCAGGTGTCCCAATGAATCGACGTAATAACGATGAAGTGGTCAACCAACGCGTGACCACCAATGCTGCAGTGTGTG CACAGAGCAATAAGATAGACAACTCTCAAACTGGAAATGAGAACATTGAAG AAACTACAATTGAAAACCTGCTTTTTCTGAGGAAAAACCGTGTTCAGTTAATCGacagaataaaaaatgtcactgaaatcCTTGATCACCTCGAATTATCAGATGAAAAAGCAGCGAAAGTGCGAGCAGAGAGGACAGATCAGGAGAAGATGAGGAAGCTTCTGGAGTTCACGACCAGCACATATGATGCAAAACGTCTAGTTATAGCCTTGTGGCGCTGCGCAAGATACGTCATGGAAGACCTGACCAACACCAACT ATCCATGA